ACTATGACTAAATTAACTAGTGGGAGGAGAAAATATCAGATCATATTTTGTTTCTAATTGTCAATGAATCTTTCATAAATTATTAGTTTCAAGGATTTATACTATATGCTGTTACCTTGGAAACACCTTTTCCCCCGAATAAAACCCATTCATGATGTTTATACAAACATCACAAACATTTCAAATAGATTACTTATTATGCAAACATAACCTGCATATTATATTTACGTATACAAAACCACTTTCAAAATGTTACTGGGCCAAATGGAAAAGTGAGGATATTTAGCATGATGTGTGAGGTGTGCTTGTAGGATTCATCCCTTTCAGAGGGAAATTGTCTATAGCCTGCTTTTAGGAAGCAGAAGCTTCATGACATGGACAGGGCCATGATATGTGATGGACCAATCTGGCGGTCACGCTGTGGAGAGCTCCACCCCACTGTCACACACTCCGCTGTCCTCCCATCCGTCCAGCTTCAGATCACACATACGTTCTAAGACACCCagcaacacaaagagagagcgaTAAGGGGGATTAAGAGCAGGGGACTTCTTATCCAAGGTTATTCTATTGAAATCACATAAGGTATAATGGCTGTTGTTTTTGAGCTTACCTAAGAGTTTTGTGGTGCTTTGGGGGGCTGGTGGAGCCTGTTCTGTTTCACGCAGTGCCCCCTCCAGTACTGTCAAAGCAGAGCAGTTCCCTACAGTCCTGAGTCCCTCCAAAAGGTCCTTGACCTTTCCTCCAGACACCTACAGACGGTGGCATAGAAGTGTAACATATCAAGTTGTCACGTGCACAATTACAGttaaatgcctttcttgcaagagCTTATCCCAACAATGGAGTAATCAATATCAGTAGTACTAAAAAATAAAGTACAACAAACGAGAAATAGAGAGCAAGAAAGTAAGTAaggtatatacagggtcagttccaacaCCAAtgaaatacatatacatataggtagatatgtataggggtaaggtgactaggcatcaggatatatgacaGACAGATTAACAGCAGTGTAAATTATGATTGTGAGTGTATAGAGTCAGAATAAATGTGTGTGAGAAAATGGATAGTGTGCGTGTGTTGGTGTGtcagtgcgtgagtgtgtagagtcctgtgagtgtgtaaaaatgtaaataaaaaggGTCAACTCAGATAGTCCATGTAGCCACTTTTAACTATgtagcagttttatggcttggggatagaagctgttcagaagcctgtTAGTGTCAGACTTCATGCACCGGTACCGCTGGCCGtgcagaagcagagagaacattatggcttgggtggctggattcTAATAATTTTctgggccttcctttcacacTGCCTGATACCGAGGTCCTGTACGGAAGGGAGCTGAGccgcagtgatgtactgggctgtctgctgtatcacaacaggccgagattgagagtcccataaggcggcgcaaTTAGCCCAGTGTTGTtatggtttggccggggtaggccgtcattgtaagaaagaatttgttcttaactgacttgcctaattaaataaaaggttaaataaatacaaaagatTTTTCAAAGatttggacaccgaggaacttgaagctctcgaccggCTCAACTGCAGCcttgtcgatgtggatgggggggtgcTCACAGCCAGTTTCCTGTAGTCCCCGATCAGCTCTTTGGTCttactgatgttgagggagaggttgttgtcccggCCCCACAGATAACTGATCTCCTCCCTGTAAGCTGTCTCATCATCAccagtgatcagacctaccaccgtcgtgtcatcagcaaactcgATGATCGAGTTGGAGTTGTGGGTGGTCAcccagtcgtggatgaacagggagtacaggaggggactaagcaccaCCCCTGTGGagcccccatgttgagggtcagcgtggcagaggtgatgttgcctaccctcaccacccttgtataaaatgctagtaaaactaagtgcatgctcttcaaccgattgctgccagCACcctcccgactagcatcactaatctggacggttacaaatacctaggtatctggttagactgtaaactctccttccagactcacattaagcatcaccaattcaaaattaaatctagaatcggcttcctatttcgcaacaaagcatccttcactcacgctgccaaacataccctcgtaaaacggactatcctaccgacttcggcgatgtcatttacaaaatagcctcccaacactctacttagcaaactggatgtagcctatcacagtgccatccgttttgtcaccaaagccccatttactacccaccactgcgacctgtatgctctcgttcgccaaacccactggctccaggtcatctataagtctctgctaggtaaagccccatcttatctcagctcactggtcactatagcaacacccacccgtagcatgcgctccagcaggtatatttcactggtcatccccaaagccaacacttcctttggctgtCTTTccttcagttctctgctgccaatgactggaacgaattgcaaaaatcactgaagctggaatcttatatctccctctctaactaagcatcagctgtcagagcagcttaacgatcactgtacctgtacacagcccatctgtaaatattccgctcagcccagtcaaaactgttcgctgccctggccccccaatggtggaacaaactccctcacgacgccaggacagcggagtcaatcaccaccttccggagacacctgaaaccccacctctttaaggaatacctaggataggataagtaatccctctcaccccccttaagttttagatgcactattgtaaagtgactgttccactggatgtcataaggtgaatgcaccaatttgtaagtcgctctggataagagcgtctgctaaatgacttaaatgtaatgtaaatgtaaatagcacacccaactacctcatccccatattattacttaccctcttgctcttttgcaccccagtatctctacttgcacatcatctgcacatccatcactccagtgttaatgctagattgtaattatttcaatttattgccttacctctttattcttctacatttgcacacactgtgcatagatttttatattgtgttattgactgtgtttgtttgtttgtgtgtaactctgtgttgttgtttttgtcgcactgctttgctttatcttggccaggtcgcagttgtaaatgggaacttgttctcaactggcctacctgcttaaataacggtgaaataaatcaaaataaaaggaaatccaggatccagctGCAGAGGAAGGTGCTCAGTTCCAGGGTTctaagcttggtgatgagcttggatgggactatggtgttgaatgctgaactgtagtgtatgaaAAGTATTtccacataggtattcctcttatttaggtgggtgagggcagtgtggaatggAATTGAGGTCTCCTGAGATGTGGGGAATAAAGGCGGGGTCAAGGAGAGGTAGGACATGACCGTGAATATGCCTGCCAGCTGCTGGAATAACACCCGGCCCGCAACCTTAAGTGTTGACCGGATTAAAGATCACGTCGACCCCGGAGAGCGAGATCACCTAGTCCCCTGGCTCGGTGGGGGCCCTGACACACATCAATATTCAGCAATTGAGTCAAAATTCAATCGAAGTGTTGAAAAAAGTCCCCAAGTTTCCATGAGAACATATTCATTCACTTTCTGTTCTGATTTTAATTTAAGGTGGGATAAATCTGACCAAGAAAGAGGACAGACTATGAAAGTGAAATTTCAATCTTACAATGGCTGTGTGACTCACAAGCCCTATATTTCCCCCTCATATCTTTGCTTTAGGTTGGGATAGTGGGTGTGTACCTCGTAGCTGTCCAGCAGCGTGCTTGCGGGGGAGGAGCTGAGTCTGAAGGCACTGTTGAGGATGCCCAGGCCCAGTATGTGTGCCAGCATCTCCCAGCCATCCTCCGGGCACTCCAGAGCCTGGCATAGTGCCCGCTTTGTGTCTGAGCCCAGGCTCTGCATGTCACCTACAGAAATATGACATCGTTGTACTCCACAATGGACAAGAACCAAGATGAGACAGCAGGAGAACCCCATGGCTTAAGCTGTAGAGATTACAATGAAGGGGCTTGTTTAAACTGAAGTGCGTGAGCCAACCTTGAGGGGGGACGAAGACGAAGGCATTGGTCTCGGGCTTGTACTCTTTTCCATTCAAGATTTCCAACACCTAGAAgcacaaggaagagagagaatatttAGCGAACGTTCCAGTTGATCAAAGGTCAATTCTCAAAAATGCTTTCAACTCTTGAATTCACACACCAGTAGTTTCAAACAGTCATAAAATTACTTTCATAGTAAAAAGTGTGAAAGTAAGTGTGAGAAAGGACTGTAGCAATATTAGTCAGCTGAGTGACATGTGAACATAGAAGAACATTGAGGTTAATGACAAACACACGGAACCCACCTCAGGAGTGGCAGCCATGTTGAGAGGAGTTGTCCCTGGGATGTAGCCTTCGTCCTCCTCCCCTGCCTCATCCATACAGCAGTCATGCTCTCTGAAGAACAGGGGCTCAAAGTTTTCTTTGTGAGGATCGGCACCTAGACATGAAAAGATTGATAAAGTCCTTTCTGTCTTTGAGCTAGGACTATATTACAGAGCAAACATCAAGACTGTCATCAAATTGAGACATTTGCACAAAGGGGACAGTTTGAAGAAACACAGTCCCACCTGCAGCCATGAGGAGAGCGGTCAGCTTGACAGAGCCCCGCCCTGTGGCTGTATGGAGAGGGCTGGAACCGTTGTAGGTGCAGCAGTCCACATCAGCATTCCCCTATGGAGAAAGAGAACACTGTCAACACACACATCTTATGCCCACGACCATCACATGGAAAGGATTACTTGGGTTGTGTTAGTTTGACTATACTAAACATACTCTAGGTCTCCCATCCAGGTATTGACCAGCCCCAACTCTGCTTAGTCTCAAGATGCCAGCAGAAAGATGCAGGGTGGAAGGTATGGATGTAGACAAGGCTTCTGCAATATATACCTCCAGTAGCAAGCAGCCTGCCAGGGAGACGTTGTCCAGCTCAGTGGCCAGATGGAGCGCCGTGCGGCCGCAGCTCCTCTCCTggacctccacactgcccccgtTCACCAGGAGGTCCCTGAGGGAACACAGGCTGTTGGCAagcacagccaggtggagggAGCACAGTCCTGGAGGATAAAATCAATGTCATACTCCAGTGGACTCTTcacaatgtactgtgtgtgtgtgtgtgtgtgtgtgtgtgtgttgtacctgcTGTGTTGGGGAGGTCCACTAGTTccactatctctctgtgtctcagtagaaatcccaccatacctccctccttctgCTGGGCGGCCAGGTGAAGAGCTGTGTTTCCGTGGCGATCACACAGAGTGACATCAGCCCCAGCCAATAAGAGGGCCTCAGCTGCCGCCTTCTGCTGTGTTATCACCGCTATGTGCAAAGGAGTCTGGTATAGAGGAATAAATATGGGGTTCTGATTTTACTACctcagatttttatttatttgacctttatttaactaggcaagttagttaagaacaaattcttgtccgtgtgtgtttgttacCTGGTAGAGGTTGTTTCTCATGTTAAGGACCTCCTCTCCAGGCAGAGCAGAGAGGACCTGGGCTAGACTCCTGACTGCGTCTGTCTGGCTGTGGATCACCCCCAGATGGAGACCACTGGAGAAACAGAGGACAGGCACAGATTGGCATGTGCTACTGGAGAAATTATGCCACATTTCAGGGCTATATATCCTATTGGCATCAATGCAGATGGACACAAAATGGAGGCAAATGAATGCAGATAGAAAAGTTTGAAAAATGCAGGGACGGTTATATTTCCATTAAAATGAGATCTGAAgtgatgggagaggggaggggacgtACGTGTCACCGTTCTCGTCCTGAGCAGTCATGAGCTGGCGCTGTGGAGCCAGCAGGTAGCTGACGTCACCAGTGACGGCGTACTGGAAGAGGGCTTCAGCCTGCCTCTCAGCAACATCCACCAGCCTGGCCACCAGCACACACTCTGTACACAAATATAAAATCACTGTCATTGACTGGATACACAACACCCTGGCTTCCAACACACACGGTCACACACCCTGCAGTGGTCTGCACCCCGAGACACTGACTCACTCTGGCTAATCACTTTACAAATGTCTCGGTTGACCTCACCTCCAGTCCTGTCCCCTGGTCCTAGCGCCCCGCTCTCCTCACTAGTCTCCCCAGCAGAGGCATCCTCTGACTTGGCTCGGACCCCAACCACTGCACCTGAGGCCGGGTCATCATCCATGTCACTGTCATCACCACTGTCCTCCGCTCTGCCTTGTGGAGCTGTGTTGAGAGGGAACATGGTTTGAGCTTCATTCCTATCCTGAACTGAAACAGAATTGAGCTCTAAACCCtggaaaacagacagacacactcaccaTGTTTAATTCCTGCCCCGCCACCACTCATGCCAGGGGAAAAGCCAGAGTTGTAGCTGGTGCCATAATTATTGTAGGTGGAATAGCCCTGGAAGAAACCTAAAATATAATCAAAAGTTGTTATGTTAGCCTAAATAGACAAAGCTTTTGAAATGGTACTTCATCTTGTGTTTAGGACTTTTATGAGACATTACCCATTTGAAGTTGACATGGTTGACATTTATTCATTTTTGTAAAAATTAATGACATAAGAAACATGTTCGttgtacctcctcctccacctgtagcgggaccccccccccctggtCCCCGGTACAGGCCCCCTGCTCCACCGTGGCCGCTGTAGTCCTGGAAGTTAGGCAGGgtcttctgtctcttcctctgcacTTCTTCCTTATCTGAAGATGAAGACCAGGGGCAAGACGAGCAGATTGACTTGACAGAATAATGGGTTATGTTCAATTTGAAGAATGGCACAAACTACAGTGGGTTGGAATGGAGGCCAGCATGCACAAGGGGTCTCCAGAAAGTGGTCTGGGGGTGTTTCAGACCGGCTCACCTATGATCTGCGGATGGTAGGTGAAGGGCTTGGGCTCGCTCGTCTCATTGTCCGATTTACGCTTCAGCTGCACAAACACAGAGGTGGGTTTCTGGAGGTTCAGGTCTCTGTATTTGGGGGTCTTGAAAACAATGGCAAACTGTGGAGGGTGGAGATTTTACTCATGGTTAGGTTATAGTACTGTTACAGGGGAGGAAATGGACTTCATCGGCAACTTCTGTGTCACTGACCTGTCGGTGGACATCGGTGGGGGAGAAGTCCCCAAAGGCCTCCCATGTCAGCCCCGTCTCGTCATCCTCATAGAAGCGCACCTGGATGTCATCTGTCGCGACAGAGGGAAGATACACTGTCACAACTCCACCTTCAAACTAGGAGTAAAGTAATAAACTGCCGATGTGAAAGATATTGGAGGATAATACAAGTTCACTAGAAAAACAACACTTCTTCATTATCCAAACCAACAAGTATGTGCATAAAGCTTTCAAGTGTTGCAAGGTATCTTTCACATGTCATCAGTCATGGAACAAAAAGGAAATGTCAACATCTTTCCAAGGAAACCAGGAAATGGTCCCCAACATCTCCAGACAGGAGTATTTGAATATCTCAGATAAATGTTTTGACTGCATTGTACACTTCCTCGACAAGGAAACTCCGGTCTTAGGAAAGCCACTGTGTGCGCAGGCATCTGTTCCAACCCTACACTACACCTATTTCAAAGAATCATTGAAAATCGTGGTCTTCAGTATGGATTGTTTGAATcaagtgtgttagtgctgggctggaagaAAAGCCTGTAGGACAGGAATAGGAGATCACTGATTGAGTCTCAGTGAGGTAGAATTACTGGAGACTGGAGATGAGGCTCTTTGTTTGGAAGTCAAACAGCAGAGCCCAACAGAGACCTGAACTTCTGTCCCAAGAGAGGATCTTTCATTCCAGGGTTGTTGACCTTCTGCCAACCGACCaatgcagatttttttttaaaggaaaacaTAGCAAGAAGGACAATAGGCCACTACAACTCTCTTCCTCTTACCACATTTGCATAACATATGGGGAATTCCCTGAGGTTGGAAAAGCAGGCCGGAGGACTTCCTTCATGAGTAGTACAGTGTGATAAATGATGTCACAGAGACATGTACCGGGTTGATTTTAAGAGCCAGCTAGATAACGCTTCAGACAACACGTTGACAGTTAGATCTTCATGATAAAAGTTGTCTTGATAAATCACACTTGGGGAATAGATGGTACAACCATGGCGCCTGCATCTTACACCGGTTTCACACTATCGTGATGACCCAAATGGTACCGGCTCGGATATGTTCTTttccagcaactatggtggaTGCGTAACTATGCCAGCGCAGTACAGCTCAGCTCAAGGTTGACTCAGCTGTGGAGTGTGAAAAAGGAACTAGTGTACCTTTCTGAACCTTGTCACAGAGCAGGtagacctcctctcctcccgtcacACAGCCAGCTGTTCGGTCCATCCGCACTATCTTCAGGTTAGATGCATTTGGAGCTTCTGCAGACAGGACaagggaatagagagatggtCAAAAGGGTCAACTCAGATCTTCTGTTTAGTGCAAGcagaattacatttttatttattgacAGCTAATATGCAACAAAAAAAGGTATTCTTTGTGGTGCATCATCCCTATTTGATGCCTTGCAAATCCTTGAAATTGCCCTTTGTTATCAAATTTCAAACCACCATTTTGTTTGTTTCTCTTCAAAATCTTTTCTAATTTCAAGAAACCCCAGACACCCCAAATGTGAAGAAGAAAGGACTTGACATCCACAAACTGTGTGGATGCTTTCACGCAGTAAAGGGCTGGCATCATGAAATGAAAAGTGGATGCCTAGTTTCAGCCTTTGAGAGGAAGCCGAGTGACAAATGTGATTTAGAGGAAGATAAACGCACAGAGCTACGCAAATGAAACCAGGGCACACAGATATGGTTTAATTTCAATACATCTGTATAACTCTGAATAAAAACCTGAATTCAGTGATGCACTGCATAAAGGCACGAGAGCGGTTCTATTCATTTGTTCAAACAATAGTCCCTTCCGGAGTTTCATTAAGCTGAGGCACTTGGTCTTATAGCTACTGGGTTGCATGTAGCCTGGTATGGTGTGTTTCTATGGTGAGGTGAGGGAGCTTTGTCATAAGATGGACTTAGAGAAGGGTAATAAACCACCCTTCACTGGTAATGTAAAGAATAAACAACGGTGGACAACAGAGACTTCTTATTGGGTCTTGGCTAGCtaattactgtactgttggggtCAGAGTGCACTGGAAAGCACAGCACAAACGGCCGAGTGGCTGTGGCTGTTAGTGACTTACTGCTGTCGAAGATGGGGTCTGATATGACGGGGTCCAGTCTACGGGAGAAGCCCCCGTCACTGTCTGGGAGGAAGGCTGTGAACATGAGGCGCACCACGCTCAGGTCCATCTCTTTAGCCTGGTAGGACGCTGCGCTGCTGATAAGATTTCTCTGGTGATCTgaaaacacatacactcacaaagGTTCAATGAAGCAGGCAACGCATAAGTTCACATACAGTTCCTtcagtaagtattcacaccccttgacttcttctaAAAAAACAATTGTTACAAAGTAGGGTTGAAATGGATGCCAACAAtgtacacaaaatactctgtaatgtcaaagttgaaggattttttttttttaaacaaataaaaaaataagacaCTAagatatcttgattagataagtattcacagCACTGGGTCAATACAGGTTAGAGACACCTTTGGAAGTGATTACAGCAGAGTCTTTTTTGGGTAAGTCTCGaaaagctttccacacctggattgtgcaacatttgcccattattctttttaaaattcttcaagttgtttgttgatcattgctagacagacatcttcaggtattgccatagatttaagtagataagtcaaaactgtaacttggccactcaggaacattcaatgtcgtcttggtaagtaactgtagatttggcattgtgttttaggttagtgaaaaactccccagtccttgacgacgacaagcatacccataacattatgcagccaccaccatgtttggaaatattgatgtgttgtgttggatttgcccaaaatataacactttgtattcaggacaaaaagtttaattcctttgccacattttttacagtattactttagtgccttgttgcaaacaggatgcatgttttggaatatttgttttattctgtataggcttacttcttttcactgtcatttaggttagtattttggagtaactacaatgttgggtgatccatcctcagttttctcttatcacagcctgtaactgttttaaagtcaccattggcctcagtGAAATCCCTGAACGGTTTGCTtgctctccggcaactgagttaggaagggagcctgtatcgttgtagtgactagatgtattgatacaccatccaaagcctaattaaCAGCTTCACCATgcgcaaagggatattcagtgtcagctttatatatatatatatatattttttttttaacaatgcccatcttgaaattcactactcgactgagggaccttacagataatgatatgtgtggggtacagagatggggtattcacatttttttttattgcagagtccatgcaacttatgtgatttgttaagcagctattttaggcttgccataacaaagaggttaTATACTTTTAACTCAAGATATtacagcttttcattttgaattcatttgtaaacatttctaaaatcacAATTCTGATGACAGTATAGGGTGTGGATCAGTGACACAAAAATcacaatttaattcattttataTTCAGGCTATCACACAactaaatgtgtaaaaagtcaggggatgtgaatactttctgaaagcattgtatgcaaaacaaaaaaatattcttTGTGCTCTGCAGAAATATAGTCATTCAGTCCATCGTCTTAAAGGTGACTGACCAGTGAGCTCTCGGGGGATGCGGAACTCTCCCTGGAAGGCGTCCATCTCGGGATGGATGACGATACCGCAGTTGTAGCCCATCCTGTAGGCCTCAGACATACGGTCCTCCAGTGTCTTACTCACGTTCTTCTTGGTCACGTGGAGGATGCCCAAGTTGGGGAAACTGTCACATGGAGATATTGATTTATATGTGGTACGTTTCTAACCCTGTACGCTTGTGGAAATAGGCCTATATGGATACCACcaaattgagatgtttctaaTAGAAGAACTATGAAAAAGCATATTCATGACCATGGAAGCAATTGAAAGAGAACAATTTGGAGATTATGGGGAAAATATTAGACcaaaggtgaggacacaacagttcacctgacaagacaaaatcaacagtgtaatgtttggattcaatgtgcattttacatttactgtacttttcacaGCATTTGTCAATGATTACAAGGatttgagtgagaggtctaactgccCCTTCTTTTTTTGCTCTCCTAGCTTTGCCATTGAGGAACTGGAGCGAGCACACTTGTAGTTTTTTATTTGGAATACAGTCGTGTCCCCACCATCACaaaattactgttgttgtttacgcaatccaaaaacATTCCATTATAAAAATCACAATTTGGGTCAGGTGGCCATCATTTGAAAGCGTATTATATTGCCAACATGGCTAGCTAAATTATAAAATAGgatcttacagtgttaggctttcaaaAGGCATTTCAAGAACATTGCAACTTTGGTGCGCATAGAAAGGACAAGACAAACATAGGCTCGTTCTCTTCAGGACAACCCAGGCTATA
Above is a genomic segment from Oncorhynchus gorbuscha isolate QuinsamMale2020 ecotype Even-year linkage group LG23, OgorEven_v1.0, whole genome shotgun sequence containing:
- the LOC124011515 gene encoding nuclear factor NF-kappa-B p105 subunit-like produces the protein MAEEEPYLPHQPYNFDIDPLWDPLNFPPMSHSNSLRTVTADGPYLQIIEQPKQRGFRFRYGCEGPSHGGLPGASSEKNRKSYPNIRIFNYQGLARVVVQLVTNSKDAHLHAHSLVGKQCDKGICIADLQPKDSSISFPNLGILHVTKKNVSKTLEDRMSEAYRMGYNCGIVIHPEMDAFQGEFRIPRELTDHQRNLISSAASYQAKEMDLSVVRLMFTAFLPDSDGGFSRRLDPVISDPIFDSKAPNASNLKIVRMDRTAGCVTGGEEVYLLCDKVQKDDIQVRFYEDDETGLTWEAFGDFSPTDVHRQFAIVFKTPKYRDLNLQKPTSVFVQLKRKSDNETSEPKPFTYHPQIIDKEEVQRKRQKTLPNFQDYSGHGGAGGLYRGPGGGGPATGGGGGFFQGYSTYNNYGTSYNSGFSPGMSGGGAGIKHAPQGRAEDSGDDSDMDDDPASGAVVGVRAKSEDASAGETSEESGALGPGDRTGECVLVARLVDVAERQAEALFQYAVTGDVSYLLAPQRQLMTAQDENGDTGLHLGVIHSQTDAVRSLAQVLSALPGEEVLNMRNNLYQTPLHIAVITQQKAAAEALLLAGADVTLCDRHGNTALHLAAQQKEGGMVGFLLRHREIVELVDLPNTAGLCSLHLAVLANSLCSLRDLLVNGGSVEVQERSCGRTALHLATELDNVSLAGCLLLEGNADVDCCTYNGSSPLHTATGRGSVKLTALLMAAGADPHKENFEPLFFREHDCCMDEAGEEDEGYIPGTTPLNMAATPEVLEILNGKEYKPETNAFVFVPPQGDMQSLGSDTKRALCQALECPEDGWEMLAHILGLGILNSAFRLSSSPASTLLDSYEVSGGKVKDLLEGLRTVGNCSALTVLEGALRETEQAPPAPQSTTKLLERMCDLKLDGWEDSGVCDSGVELSTA